One segment of Meriones unguiculatus strain TT.TT164.6M chromosome 3, Bangor_MerUng_6.1, whole genome shotgun sequence DNA contains the following:
- the Sdad1 gene encoding protein SDA1 homolog, giving the protein MSGRNNNKLPSNLPQLQNLIKRDPPAYTEEFLQQYSHYKSNVEIFKLQPNKPSKDLAELVMFMAQIGHCYPEHLSNFPQELKELLSYNHTVLDPDLRMTFCKALILLRNKNLINPSSLLELFFELLRCHDKLLRKTLYTHIVTDIKNINAKHKNNKVNVVLQNFMYTMLRDSNATAAKMSLDVMIELYRRNIWNDAKTVNVITTACFSKVTKILVAALTFFLGKDEEEKQDSDSESEDDRPTARDLLVQYATGKKGSKNKKKLEKAMKVLKKQKKKKKPEVFNFSAIHLIHDPQDFAEKLLKQLESCKERFEVKMMLMNLISRLVGIHELFLFNFYPFVQRFLQPHQREVTKILLFAAQASHHLVPPEIIQSLLMTVANNFVTDKNSGEVMTVGINAIKEITARCPLAMTEELLQDLAQYKTHKDKNVMMSARTLIHLFRTLNPQMLQKKFRGKPTEASIEARIQEYGELDAKDYIPGAEVLEIEKEANTENDEDGWESASLSGEEEEDGEWVDVHHSSDEEQQAIAKKLDSMPMEERKAKAAAISTSRVLTQDDFQKIRMAQMKKEMDAAPGKAQKRKYIEIDSDEESRGELLSLRDIERLHKKPKSDKETRLATAMAGRTDRKEFVRKKTKINPFSSTTNKEKKKQKNFMMMRYSQNVRSKTARSFREKQIALRDALLKKRKRMK; this is encoded by the exons ATGTCCGGCAGGAACAACAACAAGCTGCCCAGCAACCTGCCACAGTTACAGAACCTGATCAAGCGGGACCCGCCGGCCTACACCGAGGAG TTCCTCCAGCAGTATAGTCACTACAAATCCAATGTGGAGATTTTCAAGTTACAACCAAATAAGCCCAGCAAAGATCTGGCTGAGCTGGTGATGTTCATGGCACAG ATTGGCCACTGCTACCCAGAGCACCTCAGCAACTTCCCTCAGGAGCTGAAGGAGCTGCTCTCCTACAACCACACCGTCCTGGACCCGGATCTCCGCATG ACATTCTGCAAAGCCTTGATCTTGCTGAGAAACAAGAATCTCATCAATCCATCGAGTTTGCTGGAGCTCTTCTTCGAGCTCCTGCGCTGCCATGACAAACTTCTTCGGAAG ACTCTGTACACACACATTGTGACCGACATCAAGAACATAAACGCCAAACACAAGAACAATAAAGTGAATGTG GTGCTGCAGAATTTCATGTACACCATGTTGAGAGACAGCAATGCAACTGCAGCCAAGATGTCTTTGGATGTGATGATTGAACTATACAGGAGGAACATCTG GAATGATGCCAAAACTGTCAATGTTATCACAACTGCATGCTTCTCCAAGGTCACCAAG ATATTAGTTGCTGCTTTGACGTTCTTCCTTGggaaagatgaggaagagaagcaggACAGTGACTCAGAGTCCGAG GATGACAGACCCACAGCCAGAGACCTGCTGGTGCAGTACGCCACGGGGAAGAAGGGCTCCAAAAACAAGAAGAAGTTGGAAAAGGCAATGAAAGTGCTAAAG aaacaaaagaagaagaagaagccagaagTGTTTAACTTTTCAGCCATCCACTTGATTCATGATCCCCAAG ACTTTGCAGAAAAGCTTCTGAAGCAGCTAGAGAGCTGTAAGGAGAGGTTTGAAGTGAAGATGATGCTCATGAACCTCATCTCCAGATTGGTGGGAATTCATGAG CTTTTTCTCTTCAACTTCTACCCTTTTGTGCAAAGGTTTCTTCAGCCGCACCAGAGAG AAGTCACGAAGATCCTTCTATTCGCTGCACAAGCCTCTCATCATCTTGTACCCCCAGAG ATTATTCAGTCATTGCTCATGACGGTGGCCAACAACTTTGTTACTGACAAGAACTCTGGGGAGGTCATGACTGTAGG aaTCAATGCAATAAAAGAAATCACAGCTCGGTGTCCTCTGGCCATGACTGAAGAGCTGCTTCAGGACCTGGCTCAGTACAAGACACACAAAGACAAGA ATGTGATGATGTCTGCCAGAACCTTGATTCATCTCTTCCGGACACTGAACCCTCAGATGTTGCAGAAGAAGTTCCGG GGTAAACCTACTGAAGCCTCCATTGAAGCAAGAATACAAGAATATGGAGAGTTAGATGCTAAAGATTACATTCCAGGAGCGGAGGTTCTAGAAATTGAGAAAGAAGCGAATACAGAAAATGATGAAG ATGGATGGGAAAGTGCCAGCCtcagtggggaggaggaggaggatggtgaATGGGTCGATGTGCACCACTCTTCTGATGAAGAGCAGCAAGCAATC GCCAAGAAACTGGACAGCATGCCCATGGAGGAGCGGAAAGCCAAAGCTGCAGCCATCAGCACCAGTCGAGTTTTAACACAGGATGACTTCCAGAAAATCCGCATGGCccagatgaagaaagaaatggatgcTGCCCCTGGGAAAGCCCAGAAAAGGAAATACATCGAAATTGACAGTGATGAGGAGTCCAG GGGTGAATTGCTGTCTCTTCGGGACATTGAACGCCTTCACAAAAAGCCCAAGTCTGACAAAGAGACAAGACTGGCAACTGCAATG GCTGGAAGGACAGACCGAAAGGAGTTTGTGaggaagaaaaccaaaataaatccattttcCAGTACcacaaataaagagaagaaaaaacaaaagaactttaTGATGATGCGTTACAGCCAGAATGTCCGGTCAAAAACAGCACGCTCCTTCCGAGAGAAGCAG ATAGCACTACGAGATGCACTtttgaaaaagaggaaaagaatgaagTAA